A genomic stretch from Pseudomonas sp. MUP55 includes:
- the prlC gene encoding oligopeptidase A: MSANNPLLQPYDLPPFSAIRAEHVQPAIEQILADNRAAIADILQSQGKNPTWAGLILAMDELNDRLGAAWSPVSHLNAVCNSAELREAYEACLPALSAYSTEMGQNRELFQAFEALANSPEAAGFDVAQKTILEHSLRDFRLSGIDLPPEQQKRYAEVQSKLSELGSKFSNQLLDATQAWTKHVTDQASLAGLTDSAKAQMAAAAQAKGLDGWLITLEFPSYYAVMTYAQDRALREEVYAAYCTRASDQGPNAGQNDNGPVMEQILDLRQELAQLLGYASFAELSLATKMAESSDQVLSFLRDLAQRSKPFATQDLQQLKAYAAEQGCADLQSWDSGFYGEKLREQRYSVSQEALRAYFPIDKVLSGLFAIVQRLYGIEIAEQKGFDAWHPDVRLFEIKENGQHVGRFFFDLYARANKRGGAWMDGARDRRRKIDGVLQSPVANLVCNFTPADSGKPALLTHDEVTTLFHEFGHGLHHLLTRVEHAGVSGINGVAWDAVELPSQFMENWCWEPEGLALISGHYETGEPLPQDLLEKMLAAKNFQSGLMMVRQLEFSLFDFELHATHGDGRSVAQVLEGVRDEVSVMRPPAYNRFPNSFAHIFAGGYAAGYYSYKWAEVLSADAFSKFEEDGVLNAQTGRAFREAILARGGSQEPMVLFVDFRGRAPSIDALLRHSGLSEDAAA; encoded by the coding sequence GTGAGCGCGAACAATCCTCTTCTGCAGCCCTACGACCTGCCGCCGTTCTCGGCGATCCGTGCCGAGCATGTCCAGCCGGCCATCGAACAGATTCTTGCCGATAACCGTGCGGCTATCGCAGACATCCTGCAAAGCCAGGGAAAAAATCCGACATGGGCGGGCCTGATTCTGGCCATGGACGAGCTGAACGACCGCCTGGGCGCCGCCTGGAGCCCGGTCAGCCACCTCAACGCCGTGTGCAACAGCGCCGAGCTGCGCGAAGCCTATGAGGCGTGCCTGCCGGCATTGAGCGCCTATTCCACCGAGATGGGGCAGAACCGTGAACTGTTCCAGGCCTTCGAAGCCCTGGCCAACAGCCCCGAGGCCGCCGGGTTCGATGTGGCGCAGAAAACCATCCTCGAACACTCGCTGCGCGACTTCCGCCTGTCGGGCATTGATTTGCCGCCAGAGCAGCAAAAGCGCTACGCCGAAGTGCAAAGCAAGCTTTCGGAGCTGGGCAGCAAATTCTCCAACCAGTTGCTGGACGCCACCCAGGCCTGGACCAAGCACGTCACCGACCAAGCCTCCCTTGCCGGCCTGACCGATTCGGCCAAGGCGCAAATGGCTGCCGCCGCCCAGGCCAAAGGCCTCGATGGCTGGCTGATCACCCTGGAATTTCCAAGCTATTACGCGGTAATGACCTACGCCCAGGACCGTGCGCTGCGTGAGGAAGTCTACGCGGCCTACTGCACGCGCGCGTCGGACCAAGGCCCGAATGCCGGCCAGAACGACAACGGCCCGGTGATGGAGCAGATCCTCGACCTGCGCCAGGAACTGGCACAGCTGCTGGGCTACGCATCGTTCGCCGAATTGAGCCTGGCCACCAAAATGGCCGAGTCCAGCGACCAAGTGCTGAGTTTCCTGCGCGACCTGGCCCAGCGCAGCAAACCGTTCGCGACCCAGGACCTGCAACAGCTCAAGGCCTACGCCGCCGAGCAAGGGTGCGCCGACCTGCAAAGCTGGGACAGCGGCTTCTACGGTGAAAAACTGCGCGAGCAGCGCTACAGCGTGTCCCAGGAAGCCCTGCGCGCCTACTTCCCGATCGACAAGGTACTGAGCGGCTTGTTCGCCATCGTCCAGCGCCTGTACGGCATCGAAATCGCCGAGCAGAAAGGCTTCGACGCCTGGCATCCGGACGTGCGCCTGTTCGAGATCAAGGAAAACGGCCAGCACGTCGGCCGCTTCTTCTTCGACCTGTACGCCCGCGCCAACAAGCGTGGCGGTGCCTGGATGGACGGCGCCCGCGACCGTCGCCGCAAGATCGACGGTGTGCTGCAGAGCCCGGTGGCTAACCTGGTGTGCAACTTCACCCCGGCCGACAGTGGCAAGCCTGCCCTGCTGACCCACGATGAAGTGACCACCCTGTTCCACGAGTTCGGCCATGGCCTGCACCACCTGCTGACCCGCGTCGAACATGCCGGCGTGTCCGGTATCAACGGCGTGGCCTGGGATGCGGTGGAGTTGCCGAGCCAGTTCATGGAGAACTGGTGCTGGGAGCCTGAAGGCCTGGCGCTGATTTCCGGCCACTACGAAACCGGTGAGCCGCTGCCGCAGGACCTGCTGGAAAAAATGCTCGCGGCGAAAAACTTCCAGTCCGGCCTGATGATGGTGCGCCAGCTGGAATTCTCGCTGTTCGACTTCGAATTGCACGCCACCCACGGCGACGGTCGCAGTGTGGCGCAGGTGCTTGAAGGCGTGCGCGATGAGGTCTCTGTGATGCGGCCACCGGCCTACAACCGCTTCCCGAACAGCTTCGCGCACATCTTCGCTGGCGGTTATGCCGCGGGTTATTACAGCTACAAGTGGGCCGAAGTGCTGTCAGCGGATGCCTTCTCCAAGTTCGAAGAAGACGGCGTGCTCAATGCCCAAACTGGTCGTGCCTTCCGTGAAGCGATCCTCGCACGGGGCGGTTCTCAGGAGCCGATGGTGTTGTTCGTCGATTTCCGCGGACGTGCACCGTCAATTGACGCACTCTTGCGCCACAGCGGCCTGAGTGAGGACGCGGCAGCATGA
- a CDS encoding YheV family putative zinc ribbon protein → MSEGPVITKKQFIAGAVCPACSEPDKLKMWTEDNVPHRECVACGYTDTLNDQGLSVPKELGTRVNTSALKAPADPKVQAVQFFPNPKLKKE, encoded by the coding sequence ATGAGTGAAGGGCCTGTGATTACCAAAAAGCAATTTATCGCCGGGGCGGTCTGCCCGGCGTGCAGCGAGCCGGACAAGCTCAAGATGTGGACCGAAGACAACGTGCCGCACCGCGAATGTGTGGCCTGTGGTTATACCGATACGCTCAACGACCAGGGGCTGTCGGTGCCCAAGGAGTTGGGCACGCGGGTCAATACGTCGGCACTGAAAGCACCGGCGGACCCGAAGGTCCAAGCGGTGCAGTTCTTCCCCAATCCCAAGCTCAAGAAAGAGTGA
- a CDS encoding dual specificity protein phosphatase family protein: MFKIRLLPALGLALMTLLTSVDAHAQSASSIRSPEWAQPVSDQYNLHQMTPTLYRSALLDGDAVPVLEKLKIGTVINFLPEPDSPWLKSSGIKEVQITYRTNHVEDSDVLAALRAIQQAQASGPVLMHCKHGSDRTGLMAAMYRVVIQGWSKEEALNEMTLGGFGSSNGFKDGVRYMMGADVDKLRAALANGDCSTSAFALCSMKSWITTTVKDSK; encoded by the coding sequence ATGTTCAAGATTCGCTTGCTGCCGGCCCTTGGTTTGGCATTGATGACCCTGTTGACCAGTGTCGACGCCCACGCGCAAAGCGCCTCCTCGATTCGCTCGCCTGAGTGGGCGCAGCCGGTAAGCGATCAATACAACCTGCACCAGATGACGCCCACGCTCTACCGCAGCGCTTTGCTCGACGGTGACGCCGTGCCGGTGCTGGAGAAATTGAAGATTGGTACGGTGATCAACTTTCTGCCGGAGCCTGATTCGCCCTGGCTGAAGTCATCGGGTATCAAAGAGGTGCAGATCACTTATCGCACCAACCATGTCGAAGATTCCGACGTGCTGGCGGCGCTGCGGGCGATTCAACAGGCTCAGGCCAGCGGCCCGGTGTTGATGCACTGCAAGCATGGCTCTGACCGCACAGGGTTGATGGCCGCGATGTACCGCGTGGTGATTCAAGGATGGAGCAAGGAAGAGGCGCTGAACGAAATGACCCTGGGCGGCTTTGGCAGCAGCAACGGCTTCAAGGACGGTGTTCGCTACATGATGGGGGCCGATGTCGACAAGTTGCGCGCAGCCCTGGCGAACGGCGACTGCAGCACCAGCGCGTTTGCGCTGTGCTCGATGAAAAGCTGGATCACTACAACGGTCAAGGACAGCAAGTGA
- a CDS encoding gluconate 2-dehydrogenase subunit 3 family protein, which translates to MSDQDQDNPRRDFLRKSLTLIPVVTVASTGLGGSMLMATPEPAQAAPAKPAVSDKAYEPTYFTAEEWAFINAAVERLIPADAQGPGALEAGAAEYIDRQMNTPYASGALWFMQGPFNADAAPEMGWQSKLVPKEIYRLGIAATDAWSKAFNGKAFAAQDSATRDDMLRRLEAGGSEVSAHFEAVPAKMFFNLLLQNTKEGFFCDPIHGGNKGMVGWTMIGFPGARADFMDWVERNEQYPFPAVSIRGERA; encoded by the coding sequence ATGTCTGATCAAGATCAAGACAACCCCCGGCGTGACTTTCTACGCAAATCCTTGACCTTGATCCCGGTGGTCACGGTTGCCAGCACCGGCCTTGGCGGTTCGATGCTGATGGCGACACCCGAGCCTGCCCAAGCGGCGCCCGCCAAGCCCGCGGTCAGTGACAAGGCGTATGAGCCAACCTACTTCACCGCCGAGGAGTGGGCGTTCATCAACGCTGCCGTCGAGCGTTTGATCCCCGCCGATGCCCAGGGCCCAGGTGCTCTGGAAGCCGGCGCTGCGGAGTACATCGACCGTCAGATGAACACGCCGTACGCCAGTGGCGCGCTGTGGTTCATGCAAGGCCCGTTCAACGCCGATGCCGCGCCGGAAATGGGCTGGCAGAGCAAATTGGTGCCTAAAGAGATCTATCGCCTGGGTATCGCCGCGACGGATGCGTGGTCGAAGGCGTTCAACGGTAAGGCTTTTGCTGCGCAAGACAGCGCTACCCGAGACGATATGTTGCGCCGCCTGGAGGCGGGAGGCAGTGAAGTGAGCGCGCACTTCGAGGCGGTGCCGGCCAAGATGTTCTTCAACCTGTTGTTGCAGAACACCAAGGAAGGCTTCTTCTGCGACCCGATTCACGGTGGCAATAAAGGCATGGTCGGCTGGACCATGATCGGTTTCCCTGGCGCTCGCGCCGATTTCATGGACTGGGTGGAGCGCAACGAGCAATACCCCTTTCCGGCTGTTTCCATTCGCGGCGAGAGGGCATAA
- a CDS encoding GMC family oxidoreductase gives MATIMKKVDAVIVGFGWTGAIMAKELTEAGLNVVALERGPMQDTYPDGSYPQVIDELTYSVRKKLFQDISKETVTIRHSVNDVALPNRQLGAFLPGNGVGGAGLHWSGVHFRVDPIELRMRSHYEERYGKHFIPKDMTIQDFGVSYEELEPFFDYAEKVFGTSGQAWTVKGQLVGEGRGGNPYAPDRSNPFPLESQKNTVSAQLFQKAAADVGYKPYNLPSANTSGPYTNPYGAQMGPCNFCGFCSGYVCYMYSKASPNVNILPALRQVPNFELRPNSHVLKVNLDSTQKKATGVTYVDGQGRECEQPADLVILGAFQFHNVRLMLLSGIGKPYDPITNEGVVGRNFAYQNMGTIKVFFDKDTHTNNFIGAGGNGVAIDDFNADNFDHGPHGFVGGSPMWVNQAGSRPIAGTSNPPGTPAWGSAWKRATADYYTHQVSMDAHGAHQSYRGNYLDLDPVYRDAHGLPLLRMTFDWQENDIKMNRFMMEKMGKVAQAMNPKAIAVLGKKVGEHFNTAAYQTTHLNGGAIMGTDPKTSALNRYLQSWDVHNVFVPGASAFPQGLGYNPTGLVAALTYWSARAIREQYLKNPGPLVQA, from the coding sequence GTGGCGACCATCATGAAGAAAGTAGACGCGGTGATCGTGGGCTTCGGCTGGACGGGCGCGATCATGGCCAAGGAACTGACCGAAGCCGGCCTCAACGTGGTCGCGCTCGAGCGCGGCCCGATGCAGGACACCTACCCGGACGGCAGCTATCCCCAGGTCATCGACGAATTGACCTACAGCGTGCGTAAAAAACTCTTCCAGGACATCTCCAAGGAGACGGTGACCATTCGCCACAGCGTGAATGACGTCGCCCTGCCCAACCGTCAGCTTGGCGCCTTCTTGCCGGGCAATGGTGTTGGCGGTGCCGGCCTGCACTGGTCGGGCGTGCATTTTCGCGTCGATCCCATCGAGCTGCGCATGCGCAGCCACTACGAGGAACGCTACGGGAAGCATTTCATTCCCAAGGACATGACCATCCAGGACTTCGGGGTCAGCTACGAAGAGCTGGAGCCGTTTTTCGACTACGCGGAAAAAGTCTTTGGCACGTCCGGCCAGGCCTGGACCGTCAAAGGCCAGTTGGTGGGTGAAGGTCGTGGCGGTAACCCGTATGCACCGGATCGCTCGAACCCGTTCCCTCTGGAGTCGCAGAAGAACACCGTCTCCGCACAGCTGTTTCAGAAAGCGGCGGCAGACGTAGGTTACAAACCCTACAACCTGCCGTCAGCCAACACCTCGGGGCCCTACACCAACCCTTATGGTGCGCAGATGGGGCCGTGCAACTTCTGCGGTTTTTGCAGTGGCTACGTGTGCTACATGTACTCCAAGGCGTCGCCGAACGTGAACATCCTGCCGGCGCTGCGCCAGGTGCCGAATTTCGAGTTGCGGCCCAATTCCCATGTGCTCAAGGTCAACCTCGACAGCACCCAGAAGAAAGCCACCGGTGTGACCTATGTCGACGGCCAGGGCCGCGAGTGCGAGCAGCCGGCGGACCTGGTGATCCTCGGCGCGTTCCAGTTCCACAACGTGCGCCTGATGCTGCTGTCGGGCATCGGCAAGCCTTACGACCCGATTACCAACGAAGGTGTGGTGGGCCGCAACTTTGCCTACCAGAACATGGGCACCATCAAGGTGTTTTTCGACAAGGACACCCACACCAACAACTTCATCGGCGCTGGTGGCAATGGCGTGGCCATCGATGACTTCAACGCCGACAACTTTGATCACGGCCCCCACGGCTTCGTGGGCGGTTCGCCGATGTGGGTCAACCAGGCGGGCAGCCGGCCGATTGCCGGCACTTCCAACCCGCCGGGCACGCCGGCCTGGGGCAGCGCGTGGAAGCGCGCTACCGCCGACTACTACACCCACCAGGTGTCGATGGACGCCCACGGTGCCCATCAGTCCTACCGGGGCAATTACCTCGATCTGGACCCGGTTTACCGCGATGCCCACGGCCTGCCGCTATTGCGAATGACCTTCGACTGGCAGGAAAACGACATCAAGATGAACCGCTTCATGATGGAAAAAATGGGCAAGGTCGCCCAGGCCATGAACCCCAAGGCCATTGCGGTGCTGGGCAAGAAAGTCGGTGAGCATTTCAATACCGCGGCGTACCAGACGACCCACCTCAACGGGGGCGCGATCATGGGCACCGATCCGAAAACCAGCGCGCTGAACCGTTACCTGCAGAGCTGGGATGTGCACAACGTGTTCGTCCCGGGGGCGTCCGCTTTCCCACAAGGACTGGGCTACAACCCTACCGGTCTGGTGGCGGCGCTGACCTACTGGTCGGCCCGTGCGATCCGCGAGCAATACCTGAAAAACCCCGGCCCGCTGGTTCAGGCATAA
- a CDS encoding cytochrome c, which yields MKALVIASLALFSSCSVSAAEAELIKQGEYLARAGDCVACHTAKGGKPFAGGLPMETPIGVIYSTNITPDKTGLGDYSFEDFDKAVRHGVAKNGSTLYPAMPYPSYARVSDSDMQALYVYFMKGVEPVAQENKDSDIAWPLSMRWPLAAWRWMFAPAVEEHPAQAAADPVVSRGAYLVEGLGHCGACHTPRALTMQEKALSATDGEAFLSGSAPLEGWIAKSLRGDHKDGLGGWSEEQLVQFLKTGRSDRSAVFGGMSDVVVHSMQYMSQDDLTAIARYLKSLPAVDPKDQPHQYDKQVAQALWKGDDSKPGASVYIDNCAACHRTDGQGYTRVFPALAGNPVLQTADATSMINIVLNGGTLPATHAAPSTFTMPAFAWRLSDQEVADVVSFIRGSWGNQGAPVSASDVADLRKSDMRTTSGDDLGQVTQKH from the coding sequence ATGAAAGCACTCGTTATCGCCTCTCTGGCGCTGTTCAGCAGTTGCTCGGTGAGCGCGGCTGAAGCCGAGCTGATCAAGCAAGGTGAATACCTGGCCCGCGCCGGTGACTGTGTGGCCTGCCACACCGCCAAGGGCGGCAAGCCATTCGCCGGCGGCCTGCCGATGGAAACCCCCATTGGGGTGATTTATTCCACCAACATCACGCCGGACAAGACCGGCCTTGGCGACTACAGCTTCGAAGACTTCGACAAGGCCGTGCGCCATGGCGTCGCCAAGAACGGCAGTACGCTTTACCCGGCGATGCCCTACCCGTCTTACGCGCGTGTCAGCGACAGCGACATGCAGGCGTTGTATGTCTACTTCATGAAAGGCGTCGAGCCGGTGGCCCAGGAGAACAAGGACAGCGATATTGCGTGGCCGTTAAGCATGCGCTGGCCCCTGGCGGCGTGGCGCTGGATGTTTGCGCCGGCTGTTGAAGAGCATCCGGCACAAGCCGCCGCCGACCCTGTGGTCAGCCGTGGCGCTTACCTGGTGGAAGGCCTCGGCCACTGCGGTGCGTGCCACACCCCGCGCGCCCTGACCATGCAGGAAAAAGCCCTGAGCGCCACTGACGGCGAGGCATTTCTGTCCGGCAGCGCGCCGTTGGAGGGCTGGATTGCGAAAAGCCTGCGCGGCGATCACAAGGACGGCCTCGGCGGTTGGAGCGAAGAGCAGTTGGTGCAATTCCTCAAGACCGGGCGCAGTGATCGCAGTGCGGTGTTTGGCGGCATGAGCGATGTGGTGGTGCATAGCATGCAGTACATGTCCCAAGACGACCTGACCGCTATCGCCCGCTACCTCAAAAGCCTGCCGGCGGTGGACCCCAAGGATCAGCCGCACCAGTACGACAAGCAAGTGGCCCAGGCGCTGTGGAAGGGCGATGACAGCAAGCCGGGCGCCTCGGTGTACATCGACAACTGCGCGGCCTGCCACCGGACCGATGGGCAAGGTTACACGCGGGTGTTCCCGGCGCTGGCGGGCAACCCGGTGCTGCAGACGGCGGATGCCACGTCGATGATCAACATCGTGTTGAACGGCGGCACCTTGCCGGCAACCCACGCCGCGCCGTCGACCTTCACCATGCCGGCATTTGCCTGGCGCCTGTCGGACCAGGAAGTGGCGGACGTGGTCAGTTTCATCCGCGGCAGCTGGGGCAACCAGGGCGCGCCCGTGAGTGCCAGTGACGTGGCGGACCTGCGCAAGAGCGACATGCGCACCACCTCGGGTGACGACTTGGGGCAGGTCACGCAAAAGCACTGA
- a CDS encoding PA0069 family radical SAM protein, which translates to MTTALPPRGRGTATNLHNRFAPTVSVAEDDGWFQEVPPTQGTEVRIETAKTIITRNNSPDLPFDRSINPYRGCEHGCIYCYARPSHAYWDMSPGLDFETRLIAKSNAADVLEQQLSKPGYVCAPINLGSNTDPYQPIEREYRITRQTLEVLLRYRHPVTIITKGSLILRDLDLLAELARQRLVAVMISLTSLDDELKRILEPRTAAPKARLRAIRVMREAGIPVGVLCSPMIPMINDSELESLLAEAHAAGAQSAAYMMLRLPLEVAPLFEEWLAAHYPQRAAHVMSLVRQVRGGAVYDSRFGVRMRGEGPFADLLAQRFSKAIKRLGLNRREGFDLDCTAFCPPGRQMALL; encoded by the coding sequence ATGACCACCGCACTGCCACCCCGTGGCCGGGGCACGGCCACCAACCTGCATAACCGTTTCGCGCCTACCGTCAGCGTGGCCGAAGACGACGGCTGGTTTCAGGAAGTACCGCCCACCCAGGGCACCGAAGTGCGTATCGAAACGGCCAAGACCATCATCACCCGCAATAACTCGCCGGACCTGCCCTTCGATCGCTCGATCAACCCGTATCGTGGCTGCGAGCATGGCTGCATCTACTGCTATGCACGGCCCAGCCACGCCTATTGGGACATGTCGCCGGGGCTGGATTTCGAAACCAGGCTGATCGCCAAGAGCAACGCCGCCGACGTGCTGGAGCAACAGTTGTCCAAGCCGGGGTACGTGTGCGCGCCGATCAACCTGGGCTCCAATACCGACCCGTACCAGCCCATCGAGCGCGAATACAGGATCACCCGGCAAACCCTGGAAGTGCTGCTGCGCTATCGGCACCCGGTGACCATCATCACCAAGGGCTCCCTGATTCTGCGCGACCTGGACCTGCTCGCCGAGCTGGCCAGGCAACGCCTCGTCGCCGTGATGATCAGCCTCACCAGCCTGGACGATGAACTCAAGCGCATCCTGGAGCCGCGCACGGCGGCGCCCAAGGCGCGCTTGCGGGCGATACGGGTGATGCGCGAAGCGGGTATTCCGGTCGGCGTGCTGTGCTCACCGATGATTCCAATGATCAACGACAGCGAACTGGAAAGCCTGCTCGCCGAGGCTCATGCCGCAGGTGCGCAGAGTGCCGCGTACATGATGCTGCGTCTGCCGCTGGAGGTGGCGCCGCTGTTCGAAGAGTGGCTGGCGGCGCATTACCCGCAGCGCGCGGCCCATGTGATGAGCCTGGTACGCCAGGTGCGTGGTGGTGCGGTGTATGACAGCCGCTTCGGCGTGCGCATGCGCGGCGAAGGGCCTTTTGCCGATTTGCTCGCGCAGCGTTTCAGCAAGGCGATCAAGCGTCTGGGGCTCAATCGCCGTGAAGGCTTCGATCTGGATTGCACGGCGTTTTGTCCACCGGGCAGGCAAATGGCATTGTTGTAG
- a CDS encoding carbonic anhydrase, translating to MSDKDKQPLAASASAPQVAETADAALQHIVDGFLHFHHDVFPQQEELFKKLATAQSPRAMFITCADSRIVPELITQSSPGDLFVTRNVGNVVPPYGQMNGGVSTAIEYAVLALGVQHIIVCGHSDCGAMRAVLNPDSLEKMPTVKAWLRHAEVAKTMVHDNCDCASEGESMKVLTEENVIAQLQHLRTHPSVASRMANGQLFIHGWIYNIETSEIRAYDADQSAFRPLGGEGPIPSATPKARF from the coding sequence ATGAGTGATAAGGATAAACAGCCGTTGGCTGCGTCGGCTTCAGCCCCTCAGGTGGCGGAAACCGCCGATGCAGCGCTGCAGCACATCGTAGACGGCTTTTTGCATTTTCATCACGACGTCTTCCCCCAGCAGGAAGAGCTTTTCAAGAAACTGGCCACGGCCCAGAGCCCGCGCGCGATGTTCATCACCTGCGCCGACTCGCGCATCGTGCCTGAGCTGATCACCCAAAGCTCGCCTGGGGATCTGTTCGTGACCCGTAACGTGGGTAACGTGGTGCCACCCTATGGCCAGATGAACGGCGGTGTGTCCACGGCCATCGAGTACGCGGTACTGGCACTGGGCGTGCAGCACATCATCGTGTGCGGGCATTCCGATTGCGGCGCCATGCGTGCGGTCCTCAATCCCGACAGCCTTGAGAAGATGCCTACGGTCAAGGCCTGGTTGCGTCATGCCGAAGTGGCCAAGACCATGGTCCACGACAACTGCGACTGCGCCAGTGAAGGCGAGAGCATGAAGGTGCTGACCGAAGAGAACGTCATCGCCCAGTTGCAGCACTTGCGCACCCACCCTTCCGTGGCATCGCGCATGGCCAACGGCCAATTGTTTATCCACGGCTGGATCTACAACATCGAAACCAGCGAGATCCGAGCCTACGACGCGGACCAGTCGGCGTTCCGACCGTTGGGCGGCGAAGGTCCGATTCCATCCGCGACGCCTAAAGCGCGCTTCTAA
- a CDS encoding SulP family inorganic anion transporter, whose protein sequence is MRAAQLKAVLPRELLASVVVFLVALPLCMGIAIASGMPPAKGLITGIIGGLVVGWLAGSPLQVSGPAAGLAVLVFELVRQHGMLMLGPILLLAGFLQLVAGRLRLGCWFRVTAPAVVYGMLAGIGVLIVLSQVHVMLDGAPKPSGLDNLAGFPAALIEAIPTLGGGLGWQAGLLGLSTMLVMYLWDKLRPQKLRFVPGALLGVGLATVTSLVLALQVKRVQVPENLSDAIDWLRPSDLLNLADPQLLIAAFAVAFIASAETLLSAAAVDRMHSGQRSDFDKELSAQGVGNMLCGLVGALPMTGVIVRSSANVQAGATTRLSAMFHGLWLLGFVLLLSSVLQSIPVASLAGVLVYTGIKLVDVKAFKALGRYGRMPMFTYAATALAIIFTDLLTGVLVGFGLTLVKLAFKASRLKVSLIDLPRDGEMELRLIGAATFLKVPALTQVLSTVPAGTTVHVPLNNLSYIDHSCLELLEEWGRANAAKGSNLVIEARGLKRRLEGRIRTTTGIGSAPST, encoded by the coding sequence ATGCGTGCTGCTCAATTGAAAGCTGTTTTGCCTCGGGAGCTGCTCGCCTCCGTGGTGGTGTTTCTGGTCGCCCTGCCCTTGTGCATGGGCATCGCGATCGCGTCCGGCATGCCGCCGGCCAAGGGCTTGATCACTGGGATCATCGGCGGTCTGGTGGTGGGCTGGCTGGCGGGTTCTCCGCTGCAGGTCAGTGGCCCTGCCGCCGGGTTGGCGGTGTTGGTATTCGAGCTGGTGCGCCAGCATGGCATGCTGATGCTGGGGCCTATCCTGTTGCTGGCGGGTTTCCTGCAGTTGGTGGCCGGGCGCCTGCGCCTGGGCTGCTGGTTCCGTGTGACGGCGCCAGCGGTGGTGTACGGGATGCTGGCGGGGATCGGCGTACTGATTGTGCTGTCCCAGGTGCATGTGATGCTCGACGGTGCGCCCAAGCCTTCGGGGCTGGATAACCTGGCGGGCTTCCCGGCAGCCTTGATCGAAGCGATTCCCACCCTTGGCGGCGGGCTTGGCTGGCAGGCGGGCTTGCTCGGTTTATCCACGATGCTGGTGATGTACCTGTGGGATAAATTGCGCCCGCAAAAATTGCGCTTCGTGCCAGGGGCTTTGCTGGGCGTGGGCCTGGCGACGGTGACCAGCCTGGTGCTGGCATTGCAGGTCAAGCGTGTGCAAGTGCCGGAAAACCTGTCCGATGCCATCGATTGGCTGCGCCCCAGCGACCTGCTCAACCTGGCTGACCCGCAGTTGCTGATCGCCGCATTCGCCGTCGCGTTCATCGCCAGCGCTGAAACGCTGCTGTCCGCCGCAGCGGTTGACCGCATGCACAGCGGGCAGCGTTCGGATTTCGACAAGGAACTGTCCGCTCAAGGCGTGGGCAACATGCTCTGCGGGTTGGTGGGTGCGTTGCCGATGACCGGCGTGATTGTGCGCAGTTCGGCCAACGTCCAGGCAGGCGCTACCACGCGCTTGTCAGCGATGTTCCATGGCCTGTGGCTGCTGGGCTTCGTGCTGCTGCTGTCGAGCGTGCTGCAGAGCATTCCGGTGGCGAGCCTGGCGGGTGTGCTGGTGTATACCGGGATCAAGCTGGTGGACGTGAAGGCGTTCAAGGCCTTGGGGCGTTATGGCCGGATGCCGATGTTCACTTACGCGGCCACCGCGTTGGCGATCATCTTCACCGACCTGCTGACCGGTGTGCTGGTGGGCTTTGGGCTGACGCTGGTCAAGCTGGCGTTCAAGGCATCGCGGCTGAAAGTCAGCCTGATCGATCTGCCCCGGGACGGCGAGATGGAGTTGCGACTGATCGGTGCGGCGACCTTCCTGAAAGTGCCGGCGTTGACCCAGGTGCTGTCGACGGTGCCGGCGGGAACCACCGTGCATGTGCCGCTCAATAACCTGAGTTATATCGACCACTCCTGCCTGGAGTTACTGGAAGAATGGGGAAGGGCCAATGCGGCCAAGGGCTCGAACCTGGTGATCGAGGCGCGTGGGTTGAAGCGACGGTTGGAAGGTCGGATAAGGACCACTACGGGGATAGGCTCCGCACCCTCCACCTGA